TCTTGGCCCAGAAGATTGTATCCatatcaacaacaactccACCAAATAGACGAAGACCAAAAATAAAGGCAAGCCACTCGCAGTCCCTTTAAATACATATAAATAGTATTTAGGGAGAGCTTTAGAGAGGAAGCTATAGGGACCGTgcttgaagaagaaatacATGGGCCATCCAATGAGATTGATACAACATACCACAGAAATATATCCATTGAACTAGCACTGCCAATAAGCGACGAGCTCCCATGACTAGCAAAATGCCAAACAATCGCAAGAAAGTTGGACATTGCTCACAGGTCGTCAGACGCTTTTTGATGAGTCAGAACTGGACATTTTCGGACAAAACTTCTGACAAATTGATGGAAAGTTTGCCGGGacagcgtcaacaaaattTACGACGAACAACCTACACTGGAACTTTTGTTTAATGTTACTAATAGGCTTCGGCTTCTGACAAAGCAAACCAATATCAAGAAAGATACGTACAAGTAGCCAGTAATATTATATAATCTATTTCTTTTCAATTGATCTTTACTGGCCAAATTCAATAAGGTTAGAAGAGTGACTCAAAATGGCCAGAATAGGGACATAGTAGAGTTGAATATAGTCATTTCGAAATGTGATGGTAAAGATCGGAAGTGAATTTCTATCATGTGTTTCTGTTTGAATTGCCCTTTCGGAAGTCAAACAACATGATAAAATGAACTACGCTCCCGTTTTTCATGGAACTTCCGGCGGCTCATCGAAACGACGGGCAACGAACTCTATTCCTCCGAAACTTTCACACATTAAACTCACGAGTGCTCTACAGGGAACGCTACAAATCTACCATCATGCATTTATCTCTTCAGGCCATTAATGCGGACGACTTTGCTGTACTTGCCAACAAGCTAAAAGCTGAGCTTGGCCAAGAGAAAGGGAACCATATTCACGGGAGCATTATTCCGCACGAAAATGATATTCTGCTTGGCAGAGGTACGATTTCTAAGAGGTTCGAGCATGTGTTGAGCGCTCTCACTGATAAAGAAAACGCTTGTGTATTCGTTGCGCATCTCTCTCACCTGGCTTTTTTCGACCAAGTGTAGGAGGCAAGAATAACCAGCACTTCGGAAATATTCAACTGCGAAACATGACTCGGCAATTCTGCTCCGCCTATTACGGCGCCaccaaaaaggaaaagccCGCCGTTGCTCGAGGTTTGGTTCAATGTATCCAGAACTTAAATCCACCGGGACGTTTCCTGAAGCATTCATTGGGAGGGTGGGAAGAGGCAACAGCATCTGTCGCTCAAGAGAAAGCTAGCCAGAGCCTCCGTGATACGGTGGCGTCAGTCTTAAAGGAAGCAAACATCCAGGATGGCACACACCCGAAAAACGAAGTTTTCACTCAAAAATGTCTTGACGAACTACATCCCGGGTCGAGTCGCCATCCTAAATCTGCAACCAAAGATTCAGTCTTATTTCAAGATTCTACTGAGCAATTGCCTAACAAAATCGCCCGTTCATATCAGGAGAGTGAGTCTTCATGTCAGGTTCGCATGCCCGATAGCTTAGCTGTGAACTTTGGCGACCAAATGTTACTGTCGATGGACGCGACGTCGTCTATCTCCCTCCAAGAAGAGTTCAATGAAAATGGCAAGAGAAGTAGAATCTCTTTCTTAGAAGCCGATTTGAATAGCAAGATCCAACGTTTTTCTACGGATCGCGCCTTCTGCACCATGGGGCTTATAGACAATTCCGATTTTAGTTCGATGGCTAACTCGAAGCCCCAGTACCAGATATCGTCCCAGGTAACAACCAGTCGTGTGCCATGCACAACATCGACAAAACTCTCGTTCGACACCTGGACTGGAAATGGTGGCTTTAGCCTCAATGATGCAGCTCGGTACGCTCACCTCGCAGCGCAAAGGAAGAGGCAGTTCAGCACCAGCATAAACAGCGAAAGCAAGGAAGATCAAGAGATTGAACTTTTCAGTGCTGATGCGCTCGATTCTATTGTTTGGGACGACGATGATATCAAGCTTGATAGTACCTCTTCTTTTCAACTTGCTCCGGGTCAACACCAGGCCGCAAGCGCttgggacgacgaagacgctTTTCGTCGGCGCATTAGGAATCTCTTACAGGAATTGTAGCCGCTGATACATCATCATTTCTAAAATAATATATTTGCTTGTGTGCGTTCTGGCTTTACTCGTTCAGTATGTGTAAACTACTAACGAAGGAAACATACGTAGACAAAATGAAGCACGCTTCAGTTGTTCGTGTATTGCGAAGCCCCCTCCCCCGGGGCCAAATCAGCCCAGCCCGCCCGAGAGGCAAATTTAGGTATGTGAGTTCGGCCCACCGAGTCCACCAATTCTTctcgctaactgtaaaacggTATTGGACTTTGTATGCTTTCGATCTTTCTTGAATTTGGTGAAACATATGCTTCCCGGACAGAACACTAATTGAAACAATGTCAAACCAGACTGATGACCTGATGACCCGATTCAGATCGCGCTCCTCTTTCTGTTAACAAGATTTTCATATACAAAGTCTGAAGACAGCATTACAATAATAAACGGATATATCACGAAATTTCGAAAACTGTCCTTGGGTATCTACGTGTAATATTCATACATAGTGGTTAAACCCCGAAAGATGTCTCGGATCAAGGAAAGGTAAAATCCTTTCAATAAATACCATCCTTATCAGTCTACTTAGCATATGTATGAAGGAAGAGCTGTATTTGGTATTAGCCTGCacttaacagtaaacaagAAGTGAAATGACAGAACTATTCCTTTGATTTTATACTAGAATTCGCTGGAACAAAGACTCTTGGAAGTGGTCGACATCTTTGTCGCGCTCGGTAGTCAGTCCATATGTTTTCCAACGTTAGTAGAATTTCACTGGTTTGTTTTTGCCGGACTTGAATTTGGGGCAATAAGTCGAAAAATCTGATTCAGAAACGCGGAGAGGTGGAACCAGTCCTTCTTTATTTTCTTCTACACAAATCCGGTATTAGTAAATACGTAGAACTAATTATATATTCGGTACCTACGAGGCATATTTTGCTACGCATGTTGGAAATAGAAAACGTCTCGCTCCCTGCGCAAGAATTTTGGTTGTTCCCCAGAAAGAGGATCTATGCGAAAACGAGGTCCGCGAACAACCAACAAACGCTAGCTTCCCAAGTGCATAGATCGACTGATTGTGATCGAAACAGCTCCGTATACAACTAAAAACGTGCGAAATTCATCCAAAGGACGGCAGCGCAGCCCATCCCAAGCTCcgcaaaaaggaagaacGCCCTCTTTTAACTTACTATGCACCACGATTCCTTCGGCAGCTCTACCGGCTTTCGTGGCGTCGATGTTGCCGTTCTTGCACGGCCACACTTGCTGATTGCAAACATCAGAGCCCACGAAAACGACATTCTGCTCGGGCGAGGTACGTGTCGGAGACGCTTCAAGTGAGCAACGACGACTGTGGAATTCTCGGATCTAATAAAGATGCGCCCATGTTCTCTTTTTCCATTGCGAATCAGGTGGAAAGAATAATCAACACGCAGGGAACCAAAAGCTTCGACGGATGGCTCGCCAGTATTGCGCGCGGTATCATGCCGCGgcgaagaagcagaagccTGTGATTGCACTCGAACTCGTCAGGC
The sequence above is drawn from the Phaeodactylum tricornutum CCAP 1055/1 chromosome 21, whole genome shotgun sequence genome and encodes:
- a CDS encoding predicted protein, with the translated sequence MHLSLQAINADDFAVLANKLKAELGQEKGNHIHGSIIPHENDILLGRGGKNNQHFGNIQLRNMTRQFCSAYYGATKKEKPAVARGLVQCIQNLNPPGRFLKHSLGGWEEATASVAQEKASQSLRDTVASVLKEANIQDGTHPKNEVFTQKCLDELHPGSSRHPKSATKDSVLFQDSTEQLPNKIARSYQESESSCQVRMPDSLAVNFGDQMLLSMDATSSISLQEEFNENGKRSRISFLEADLNSKIQRFSTDRAFCTMGLIDNSDFSSMANSKPQYQISSQVTTSRVPCTTSTKLSFDTWTGNGGFSLNDAARYAHLAAQRKRQFSTSINSESKEDQEIELFSADALDSIVWDDDDIKLDSTSSFQLAPGQHQAASAWDDEDAFRRRIRNLLQEL